One genomic region from Artemia franciscana chromosome 17, ASM3288406v1, whole genome shotgun sequence encodes:
- the LOC136037944 gene encoding F-box and leucine-rich repeat protein 13-like isoform X2, with protein MEESMKTEERLEGLWSCLPEEGFGWNTTDIEWEQVLDCWKIFSDHVNHLRFSKCKINERQIENFLCYCTSLVSLTVDYCHCDNGDTDSVCDLINLVSVTHLEIKDSGIKDSPYKTDKSLIKLTNFMPKLVHLSLSLMGCDYIPIYDLEGQMLPRPEYNLVRIVEPKFATIVSISFGHNCISRDQLVCLLKVPDMRLISLNLNGIYAAEFIDDTVINAIATHQTEIVHLFINRYFISNESFNLLCRHLEKLETLHLYGIRNALSRVCLLEFLIYFKELRTLKIEDFGPKPTILQRLLDKPLDMHLTHLDINFPQGHVLDEREPAFNNAKMCLRFVASRLLKLTFLRLRSCPLDNNLFREITTNLVNLVVLRVENCTGFNFREIYHYAPPFRHLKRLTELELSKCIKVSDVFLDSAFTSCCLKKLSLRHCIRITDCGLVKLAAQPESFKRSIEELNLSGCYQVTDWGLSKLLPELKRLRVLNLKGCRKVTSKMLETVKTYCPKLRHLCVEPNSLDTPLILDTFFADYDF; from the exons GGCTTCGGTTGGAATACTACAGATATAGAATGGGAACAAGTATTGGACTGTTGGAAGATTTTTTCAGATCATGTAAATCATCTAAGGTTCTCCAagtgtaaaataaatgaaagacaaatTGAGAATTTCCTATGTTACTGTACTTCCTTAGTGAGCCTAACTGTGGATTATTGTCATTGTGATAATGGTGACACGGATTCAGTTTGTGATTTGATTAACTTAGTAAGCGTAACTCATCTTGAAATTAAGGATAGTGGAATTAAGGATAGTCCTTATAAAACTGATAAATCACTAATAAAGTTGACCAATTTCATGCCAAAACTAGTTCACCTTTCTCTGTCTTTGATGGGTTGTGATTACATACCTATTTATGACCTAGAAGGTCAAATGCTACCTAGACCCGAATACAACCTAGTTCGTATAGTTGAACCGAAATTTGCCACCATTGTTTCAATTAGTTTTGGTCATAACTGTATAAGTAGGGATCAATTGGTTTGTTTGCTAAAAGTACCAGATATGCGACTAATATCATTGAACCTAAATGGAATATATGCGGCTGAGTTTATTGATGACACTGTAATCAATGCTATTGCTACTCACCAAACCGAAATAGTCCATCTATTTATAAACCgctattttatttctaatgaaTCTTTCAACTTGCTCTGTCGTCacctggaaaaattagaaacgcTCCATCTCTATGGTATTAGAAACGCATTATCTAGAGTCTGTTTGCTAGAGTTTTTAATATACTTCAAGGAACTTAGAACTCTTAAAATAGAAGATTTTGGCCCAAAGCCAACAATTTTACAAAGATTATTAGACAAACCACTGGATATGCATTTGACACATTTAGACATAAACTTTCCACAAGGACATGTTTTGGACGAGAGAGAACCCGCTTTTAACAATGCCAAGATGTGCCTCCGATTTGTTGCCTCACGACTCCTAAAATTGACATTTCTTCGTTTACGGTCGTGTCCTTTGGATAACAACTTGTTTAGAGAAATAACTACAAATTTGGTCAATTTGGTGGTTCTTAGAGTGGAAAACTGTACCGGATTCAATTTTCGGGAAATTTACCACTACGCACCCCCGTTTCGCCATTTGAAAA GGCTGACTGAGTTAGAACTCAGTAAATGCATTAAAGTGAGTGACGTATTTTTGGACTCAGCATTTACGTCCTGTTGTTTAAAGAAACTTTCTCTAAGACACTGCATTCGG ATTACTGACTGTGGTCTTGTGAAGCTTGCAGCTCAACCAGAATCATTCAAGCGATCTATAGAAGAATTGAATTTGAGTGGTTGCTACCAAGTTACTGACTGGGGTTTGTCTAAACTCCTTCCGGAATTAAAAAGACTACGCGTCCTCAACTTGAAG GGTTGTCGTAAAGTGACTAGCAAAATGCTCGAAACTGTGAAGACATATTGTCCAAAGCTTCGGCACCTATGTGTGGAACCCAATTCGTTGGATACTCCGCTGATCTTGGATACTTTCTTCGCTGATTATGATTTCTAA
- the LOC136037944 gene encoding F-box and leucine-rich repeat protein 13-like isoform X3: MQHLSTIGFGWNTTDIEWEQVLDCWKIFSDHVNHLRFSKCKINERQIENFLCYCTSLVSLTVDYCHCDNGDTDSVCDLINLVSVTHLEIKDSGIKDSPYKTDKSLIKLTNFMPKLVHLSLSLMGCDYIPIYDLEGQMLPRPEYNLVRIVEPKFATIVSISFGHNCISRDQLVCLLKVPDMRLISLNLNGIYAAEFIDDTVINAIATHQTEIVHLFINRYFISNESFNLLCRHLEKLETLHLYGIRNALSRVCLLEFLIYFKELRTLKIEDFGPKPTILQRLLDKPLDMHLTHLDINFPQGHVLDEREPAFNNAKMCLRFVASRLLKLTFLRLRSCPLDNNLFREITTNLVNLVVLRVENCTGFNFREIYHYAPPFRHLKRLTELELSKCIKVSDVFLDSAFTSCCLKKLSLRHCIRITDCGLVKLAAQPESFKRSIEELNLSGCYQVTDWGLSKLLPELKRLRVLNLKGCRKVTSKMLETVKTYCPKLRHLCVEPNSLDTPLILDTFFADYDF; encoded by the exons GGCTTCGGTTGGAATACTACAGATATAGAATGGGAACAAGTATTGGACTGTTGGAAGATTTTTTCAGATCATGTAAATCATCTAAGGTTCTCCAagtgtaaaataaatgaaagacaaatTGAGAATTTCCTATGTTACTGTACTTCCTTAGTGAGCCTAACTGTGGATTATTGTCATTGTGATAATGGTGACACGGATTCAGTTTGTGATTTGATTAACTTAGTAAGCGTAACTCATCTTGAAATTAAGGATAGTGGAATTAAGGATAGTCCTTATAAAACTGATAAATCACTAATAAAGTTGACCAATTTCATGCCAAAACTAGTTCACCTTTCTCTGTCTTTGATGGGTTGTGATTACATACCTATTTATGACCTAGAAGGTCAAATGCTACCTAGACCCGAATACAACCTAGTTCGTATAGTTGAACCGAAATTTGCCACCATTGTTTCAATTAGTTTTGGTCATAACTGTATAAGTAGGGATCAATTGGTTTGTTTGCTAAAAGTACCAGATATGCGACTAATATCATTGAACCTAAATGGAATATATGCGGCTGAGTTTATTGATGACACTGTAATCAATGCTATTGCTACTCACCAAACCGAAATAGTCCATCTATTTATAAACCgctattttatttctaatgaaTCTTTCAACTTGCTCTGTCGTCacctggaaaaattagaaacgcTCCATCTCTATGGTATTAGAAACGCATTATCTAGAGTCTGTTTGCTAGAGTTTTTAATATACTTCAAGGAACTTAGAACTCTTAAAATAGAAGATTTTGGCCCAAAGCCAACAATTTTACAAAGATTATTAGACAAACCACTGGATATGCATTTGACACATTTAGACATAAACTTTCCACAAGGACATGTTTTGGACGAGAGAGAACCCGCTTTTAACAATGCCAAGATGTGCCTCCGATTTGTTGCCTCACGACTCCTAAAATTGACATTTCTTCGTTTACGGTCGTGTCCTTTGGATAACAACTTGTTTAGAGAAATAACTACAAATTTGGTCAATTTGGTGGTTCTTAGAGTGGAAAACTGTACCGGATTCAATTTTCGGGAAATTTACCACTACGCACCCCCGTTTCGCCATTTGAAAA GGCTGACTGAGTTAGAACTCAGTAAATGCATTAAAGTGAGTGACGTATTTTTGGACTCAGCATTTACGTCCTGTTGTTTAAAGAAACTTTCTCTAAGACACTGCATTCGG ATTACTGACTGTGGTCTTGTGAAGCTTGCAGCTCAACCAGAATCATTCAAGCGATCTATAGAAGAATTGAATTTGAGTGGTTGCTACCAAGTTACTGACTGGGGTTTGTCTAAACTCCTTCCGGAATTAAAAAGACTACGCGTCCTCAACTTGAAG GGTTGTCGTAAAGTGACTAGCAAAATGCTCGAAACTGTGAAGACATATTGTCCAAAGCTTCGGCACCTATGTGTGGAACCCAATTCGTTGGATACTCCGCTGATCTTGGATACTTTCTTCGCTGATTATGATTTCTAA